In Flavobacterium hankyongi, the genomic window CGTGGAGGACATGCACAAATAACCGACTTAAAAATGCCTAAAACAACATTTACTGCATTTCAGGAAATGTTTGAAGAATTATATAAACACGAGTTGTTTGTTTCGCAATCAATTAACGAATTAGTACACATAACTTTTGAATCTAAAGATTATGCCACACATAATTTTTTACAATGGTATGTAGCTGAACAAATTGAAGAAGAAGCTCAAGCAAAAAACATATTGGATAAAATCAATATGATTGGTGATGATAAAGGAGGTCTATATTTGTTTGATAGAGATATTTTACAAATTACCGCTAAGAACACAGCAGACAAACAAGCTTAAACCTTTTTGCTTTGAGCAAAAA contains:
- a CDS encoding ferritin → MLHKSIEDALNKQIRIEAESSQVYLSMACWAEIHGFEGIARFMYLQSDEERMHMLKLIKYVNERGGHAQITDLKMPKTTFTAFQEMFEELYKHELFVSQSINELVHITFESKDYATHNFLQWYVAEQIEEEAQAKNILDKINMIGDDKGGLYLFDRDILQITAKNTADKQA